Within the Candidatus Binataceae bacterium genome, the region ATCAGCGTCCTCAAACGGCGCGACGGTTTACGCCGCTGTCGCTATCGCGGCATGAACGGAATCAAGCGCTGGGTTGGCTGGGGCGTGCTCAGCAATAATCTCTGGGTCCTGATCACTGCGGCGAAACCCTGAACAGCCCCGATTGTGCTTCGCGCGTTTCCGCGCGAAGCTACGCCCTCAACCGGGAAAATCACTTTTGCACCGGAAATTAGTTAGGGGAAGCGTCCTATGAAGCTGAGCTGCAGGCCGGTGACGGCGCCCCCCGCCGCACGGCGCGAAAAGTAGCGCTCCGATTCGCACCTGGCGCACAGCCCGACGTTCGCGATTCTCTCGCGCTCGAGACCTGCCGCGGCAAGCTGGTCGGCAACGATACTGCGGAGATCGAGATAGGCCTTGCCAGCGCGATCGCTCGGATGGACATGGGCGCGAGCGCGTTGGAAGCTGCGCTCGAAGCGGCGCGCGAGCTCGATGTCAACTTCGTAGCAGCACGGCCCGATCGAGGGACCGAGCAGCGCGCGAACCGCGCCCGCGCGTGCGCCTTGCCGCACCATCGCACGCACCCCCGCCCCTGCTATCCCGGCCAGCGCCCCGCGCCATCCGGCATGCAGCGCCCCCATCACGCCGCTCTCGGTGTCGGCAAGCAGGACGGGCACGCAATCGGCGGTAAAGATGCAGAGCACGACACCGGTCATCGCGGTGACCAACCCGTCGGCTTCCGGACGCGGATCGGCCTCGGCGCGAGGGCCGATCACCTGGATTGCTTTGCCGTGGACCTGTTTCAGCTGGGAGAAACGCACCCCAGGCGGCATCAGGCGGCGCGCGCGCTGCCAGTTGACGTCAACGGCCCGCGAGTGGTCGCCGACCCAATACGAGAGATTCAAGGAAGCATATGGACCGCGGCTGGTGCCTCCCTCGCGGCCGAGAAAGCCGTGACACAGCGTGGGATCATCCCATCCTTGAAGTACGGGAGGAGCCGGCGGAAGCGATGTAGCTCGACGAAGCGCGCGCACTCGATGTCCCGAATAATCAGAGTCGGTTGTCGGGCACCGGAAGGTTAACCTATAATCCTAGTCTTTGGAATTCGTCCGGAGTCGCCTATGAACGGCTACGAATATCTTCTCGAACGTAATCGCCTGATGCACAAGCTCGAAGACGACCTCGCACGGCTGCGAGACCTGCCGGCGGCCGAGCGCCATGAAAAAACCGCGCGGCTGCAGGGCGCCTTCGACATCAGGCTGGCCGAGCTTTACACCAAAGTGGCCAAGGAATACCCGGGTGAGCGGCGCAAGAAAGCCCGTTCCCTGGCCGACCCGCGGTAACCCGAGGCCGCCGCCGGCCTTACGTCACAGCTGAAAACAGGGAACCAGAGAAAGAGCATTGAGCGGCCCTGAGCGCACCATCAGTATCCGCGGGGCGCGTACCCACAATCTCAAAGGCATCTCGCTTGACTTGCCGCACAACCGGTTGATTGTGGTCACCGGAGTGTCGGGGTCGGGCAAATCAAGCCTGGTTTTCGACACTCTCTACGCGGAAGGCCAGCGGCGCTTCGTACAGAGCCTCTCGACTTATGCCCGGCTGTTCCTGCAGCGGATGGATCGGCCGGACGTGGACTCGATTTCCGAAATCCCGCCCGCCCTCGCGCTGCGCCAGAAAAACACGATCAAGAACGCCCGTTCGACCGTCGGCACGGTAACCGAGATAAGCGACTACCTGCGGCTGCTGTTCGCGACGCTCGGACGGACCATCTGCCCCCGATGCGGCGGCGAGGTTACACGCGACACGGTCGAGAGCGCCGCGGCCTATGCGCTCGCCGAGCCCGGGATGCGCCTGTATCTCGCGCCCTTCGACCCCGGCTCACGCTCGGCCGCGGCGGCCTGCGAGTTCCTGGCGCAGAATGGGTACCATCGGCTTTTCGTCGAGGGCGCGATCGTCGAAACCGCCGAGCTGCTGGCGCGCGAGGTCCAAGGCGTCGTGCGCGACGCCGCGTCCGACGGGACGCAAAATTTCGCAAGTAGCGTAGCCGTTGACGCCGGGCCCGATACCGCGCCGGAAGCAGTCGCGGATACCGAGTCCGGTAATTCTCCGTCTTATGCGAACGGAACCGCCGGTGGAGCCCGCAGCGCCCCGCCCTCCGCGTCGCCCGCCGCCCGCAACGGCGACGGCGCGGTTGCTGGCGGGCGGCCGCTGATGGTCGTAACGGACCGCGTCGCGAACGATTCCGCCGACGCTCCTGCGCGCGTGCGCGAAGCACTGGAGAAAGCCTTTTATCTCGGCGGCGGGCGCGCCCGCGTGGTCAGCGTAGTGCGCGACAACGGGCGGATAGTGCCGGTAGCGGAGGCTGCCTTCGATCGCCGCTTCAATTGCTCGCGCTGCGGCACGCTTTTTCCGGAACCTACGCCGGCGCTGTTCTCCGCCAACAGTCCGATCGGCGCGTGCCCCGAATGCGAAGGCTTCGGACGCACGGTCGAGCTCGACCTTGAAAAGGTCATCCCCGACCCGGGACTTTCGCTACGCCAGGGCCTGATCGCGCCCTGGCGAACGCCTGCCTACGTCGAAATGAAGACCTGGATGCTCAAGTGCGCGCGCCGCGCCCGGGTGCGTACCGCAGTGCCATTTCGCGAGATGACCGATACCGAGCGCACCTGGCTGCTCGACGGCGAGCCGCGCGGCAGCGCCGGCGAAAACTCGCACGGCGACGACTGGGAGCGATGGCCGGGCGTGCGCGGATTTTTCCGGTGGATGGAAAAGCGGCGTTACAAGACCCACGTCCGTATCCTGCTCGCCCGCTATCGCCGTTTCGTCCCCTGCCCCGCCTGCGCCGGCGCGAAGCTCAAGCCCGAGGCGCTCAACGTGCGCGTGGACGGGATGACGATCGCGGAAGCCGGACAGCTCGCGGTACGCGAACTCAAACAGTGGCTTAAGCAAATCGGCGATCAGCCGCGCGCGGCAGAGCGCGCCGGCGCTGTGCTGCGCGAGCTCAAAAGCCGCGTCGGCTACCTCGACGAAGTCGGGCTTGGCTACCTGACGGTCG harbors:
- a CDS encoding excinuclease ABC subunit UvrA, whose product is MSGPERTISIRGARTHNLKGISLDLPHNRLIVVTGVSGSGKSSLVFDTLYAEGQRRFVQSLSTYARLFLQRMDRPDVDSISEIPPALALRQKNTIKNARSTVGTVTEISDYLRLLFATLGRTICPRCGGEVTRDTVESAAAYALAEPGMRLYLAPFDPGSRSAAAACEFLAQNGYHRLFVEGAIVETAELLAREVQGVVRDAASDGTQNFASSVAVDAGPDTAPEAVADTESGNSPSYANGTAGGARSAPPSASPAARNGDGAVAGGRPLMVVTDRVANDSADAPARVREALEKAFYLGGGRARVVSVVRDNGRIVPVAEAAFDRRFNCSRCGTLFPEPTPALFSANSPIGACPECEGFGRTVELDLEKVIPDPGLSLRQGLIAPWRTPAYVEMKTWMLKCARRARVRTAVPFREMTDTERTWLLDGEPRGSAGENSHGDDWERWPGVRGFFRWMEKRRYKTHVRILLARYRRFVPCPACAGAKLKPEALNVRVDGMTIAEAGQLAVRELKQWLKQIGDQPRAAERAGAVLRELKSRVGYLDEVGLGYLTVERQARTLSGGEAQRIHLASALGSLLTATMYALDEPTVGLHAGDVRRLLGVLRHLRDLGNTVVVVEHDPMMIAGADFTVELGPGGGRDGGSLIRAGARARGRKKDANGAKAGANANGATPGRVILMRTLSRERRFNRRDPALRIVGAREHNLKNLDLRIPLGRMVCITGVSGSGKSTLIEDVLYNNYLRRRGEPVSDVGACDRIEGLELIGEMVHMGQELPARSLRSNPATYLKIYDDIRRLFAQSNEARRLGIQARHFSFNVDGGRCEKCHGTGTVTIEMHFMADLEVQCDACDGRRFQSHILAIRYQGRNVNEVLALTVDEARGFFAKSPAVTRRLEALSSVGLGYLCLGQATSTLSGGEAQRLKLARFLLADLEPLPAGDDGKLQGRVFLLDEPTTGLSSADIRQLLRVFGRLVTDGNTLIVIEHHLEFIAHADYVIDLGPGGGEDGGRVVAAGPPLKVAGAAGSLTGRELRGLFGLPASAQGAAARSAKLRASAG
- the pgeF gene encoding peptidoglycan editing factor PgeF, with the protein product MRALRRATSLPPAPPVLQGWDDPTLCHGFLGREGGTSRGPYASLNLSYWVGDHSRAVDVNWQRARRLMPPGVRFSQLKQVHGKAIQVIGPRAEADPRPEADGLVTAMTGVVLCIFTADCVPVLLADTESGVMGALHAGWRGALAGIAGAGVRAMVRQGARAGAVRALLGPSIGPCCYEVDIELARRFERSFQRARAHVHPSDRAGKAYLDLRSIVADQLAAAGLERERIANVGLCARCESERYFSRRAAGGAVTGLQLSFIGRFP